The Orcinus orca chromosome 1, mOrcOrc1.1, whole genome shotgun sequence DNA window ACCCTGCGGTCAAGTGTGTGCTGTGGACAGGTCCCACACTTAAAACAACAGATGAGCCCCTGCCAGAGGAGCAGCTGTCCTTTAGAACCAGAACCCATGAGGGCACTGGTGCAGTGTCCCCTTCATTCTTTACTGACCGTGTGTCCTGACCCCACTGGGACAGAGGCCGGGGAAGAGCCACCGCACCTGGCTGAGCTCCGCGAATTCTGTGTCCCGTAGGTTTTCTATTACTCCACAAGCATCTTCGAGAAGGCGGGGGTGCAGCAGCCTGTGTATGCCACCATCGGCTCCGGCATCGTCAACACAGCCTTCACTGTCGTGTCGGTGAGTCTTTTGCATCGTTGCCCACAGCCAGTCGGCAGCTGGGGTCCAGCTTGGGGCCTCAGGGCCTCATGACCAAACAGCAGCCTTTACTGTGAGCCAGGCACGCATCACGGGCTCCCTAAGTGCTCTCTCATTTCATCTTGGACAACTTGTCAAGTTCATTACTCTATCAAACAGCTGATGACACTGGCGCTCAGAGAAGTGCAATGGCTGGCCCAAGGCCACAGCCAGAATGCTCAGCTGTCTGGCTCTCGGGGGCCAGCTCTCATTCCCTCAGATCCTATGTAGTCCccgagctgagccccagggaggaGGCGTCCATCTCTGCAGTGCCACGTAGCTTTCCCAGCACTGGGGGCCACCCTCCCGGAGGAAGGGGTATGTTCAGAGGGGCACCAGGCAGTCTGCACTGACATCCTCTCTGCCCACAGCTGTTTGTGGTGGAACGAGCTGGCCGGCGGACCCTGCACCTCATAGGCCTGGCCGGTATGGCAGGCTGTGCGGTGCTCATGACCATCGCGCTGGCGCTGCTGGTGAGTTGCCTTGCTCGGGGGGCCAGGCGGCAGGTGGGGGGAGCTCACGTGGGCATCAGACCCCAAAGTGCCTGTCTCAGCCCCAGGCTGGCGAGCCGCACTGGAGGCCAGGTGTTGGCAGGGGGGGCTGCCCTCGCCCTGGTTCTGCACCCCTCACAATCCCGGGCGTGGGcctgaccttctgcctctttaaGGCTGGCTCCTTCCATCCCGCTCCCATCCTGTCTTCAAATGGCTCCTCGCTGCTTGGTGCTTTCTCACCACCGCACCTCCAGCCCCAGACTTCAAGTTCTCTCTCCCCAGGAGCTACTTTGCCTGATACTAAATTTTTCAAAGTCTTCTCTGCATCTTCAATTCATCCTCAGAACAGCCCTAGAAAGTAATGCCCTCCTCACCACAGAGGCGTGGAAACATGCCTCATCTCACTCAGTCCTCACGACGCACAGGTGTAGTTCAGTCAATATTCCCATTTCTCAGGTGAGGAAACCTCCCCCAGTGAGGTTAGTAATGTAGCAGATAAAGGACGAAGCCAGGAGTCAGCCTCAGGTCTGCTGGCCCCAAGCCCATGACTGTAATCTCTGTGATGATCCTGTCCCAGGCACTTCACACACAACACTTGATTGTCCAACATCTGGGCAAGGAAAGCACCAGTACACTCATTTTACAGCCGAACCAAGGCTTAGAGTGCGGTGATGGCCGAGAGGCCTGGCAATACCGTAGGAATGAGCAGCCGATCTGGGATCTGGAACAAAGCCCATGTAACTTTTCTACTGCAGCTTCCTCGAGAATGATTATACGTAAAACCACATGCCTGCTCTGTGTCAGTCCTGAGCAGGGCACCTTACAAGCCTTCTGACACCCACCCCCAGGAATGTtcttccacatcctcctactgtAAGCAGACTGCTCCACAGCCAGAGCCAGGGGACCCCAGGGACCTCTTCTTAGCGCTTTCCACATGCAACTACATGACCATTCTGGGAGGGCAGACCACACAGGACTTAAACTGTTTTGTTCAGATGAGGAATCCGAGACCCGGCACAGGGTACCTAAGTCACACGGCAAATCCAGGATCAACCCTGGCCTCCTGCTTTCCAGCCTAGAGCTCTTAGGCCTGCCCTGGGCTGCCTTTGCAGTTTGTTTCTTCTGAGGATCCAGCACAGCCCAATCTAACTTTCCTCCCATCTCTCGTCCTCAACAGGAGCGGCTGCCCTGGATGTCCTACCTGAGCATCGTGGCCATCTTTGGCTTCGTGGCCTTCTTCGAAGTGGGCCCCGGCCCCATCCCATGGTTCATTGTGGCTGAACTCTTCAGCCAGGGCCCTCGTCCAGCTGCCATTGCTGTTGCTGGCTTCTCCAACTGGACCTCAAATTTCATTGTGGGCATGTGCTTCCAGTATGTGGAGGTGAGAACTCCCAGAGTGCCCACACTCAGCATTTCTCTCCTGCATGCAGGACCCCATAGTACTGTGCAAAATGCTGTCCCTACCGTTCTTACGGGAATCATGCCggggaggaaacaggctcagaagcCCAAGTCACACAGGGttctttccttatctttgaaTTTTCTGTTCTGCTCTGCTGTGGGAAACTGCTCCTATCACATGCCAGGTGCCGCAGAGTCTAATACTAACATCCCAATGCTCCTGGGTTGTCGGTGGGTGTTCCCTTTTTCAGATCAAAGGCCCAGAGGTAAAGTGACTTAGCCAAGGTCCTACGGCCCGATGTAGGGTCAGGTCTCCAACCGAGTGTTTCTGTGTATCTTTCAGCAACTGTGTGGTCCCTATGTCTTCATCATCTTCACCGTGCTCCTGGTTCTGTTCTTCATCTTCACCTACTTCAAAGTTCCCGAGACGAAAGGCAGGACCTTCGATGAGATTGCTTCCGGCTTCCGGCAGGGGGGAGCGAGCCAAAGTGACAAGACACCAGAGGAGCTGTTCCACCCCCTGGGAGCTGATTCACAAGTGTGAGGTGCCCCACACCACCAGCCCGGTCTGCTCCCAGCAGCCCAAGGATCTCTCGGAGCACAGGCAGCTGGATGAGACTTTCAAACTGACAAGATCTCagcagagctgggcctggggctcTTTCCTTCAGCCAGTAGTGATGTCCAGAAGAATATTCAGGACTTTTAATGGCTCCAGGATTTTAACAAAAGACTGTTGCTCAGATCTATTCAGACAAGCAAcaggttttataatttttttattactgattttgttattatttttttatcagcCAGAGTCTCCTTTATCCACATCCCTGGCTTCACCCTGAATGGCTCAGTGCCTGAGGGTGGGGACCAAGCCCTGCCTAGACACTTGCCTTCTTTGCCAAGCTAATCTGTAGGGCTGGACCTATGACCCAAGGACACACTAATCGAACTACGAACCATGAGTCTTCTACCCCAAAAGGTGGCTCTGGCCACTCCTTCTGTGGGCCTGGGTCTCCCCACCTAGGGATCAGGCTCCAGGATCAGGCTCCATTAGGATTCGCCCATTCCTGTCTCTTCCTACCCAACCACTCAAATTAATCTTCCCTTGCCTGAGACCAGTTGGGAGCACTGGAGtacagggaggagaggggaagggccaGACTGGGCTGCCAGGTGCTAGTCTCCTTTGCACTGAGGGCCAGACGGTCACCAAGAGAGGAGGGCCATGGGAAACTGAGAACTCACTATTCAAGAAGACGTGAACACTCCTGCCCTGCTGTGTATAGTTggaagatatttatatatattttttggttgtCAATATTAAATACAGACACTAAGTTATAGTATATCTGGACAAACCAACTTGTAAATACACCACCTTACTCTGTAACTTACCTAAGCAGATATAAATGGCTGGTTTTTAGAAACATCGTTCTGAAATGCATATGGGTTGAGGGTAGACAGATTTGGATGGGAATGGGAAAGAAGCAACTATTAGAGCGGCTTCAGACTTTTTGACTCCAAGATTCAGTCACTTCCAAGCACCTTTGATCAACACCCTCTACTGCTTAAAAATCTGTTTGATCTCTATTACCtagagaaaaatctaaaaatcttGGCATTCGAGGCATTCCCATTTTCCTTCACGTAGGATAGCTGGTATTCAAAAAAATGACAGCTATGTGCTGACCTTGATGCTCAGGCATCAAGATAATACGCGTTATCTTGAATGTGAGGTACGTACTATCTCTGTACATTtgacaggctcagagaggttaacgtGCCTGAAGTCTCACAGCAAATATGCTAAAACCCCTGCTTTTAACAATTATACTGCAGGAATtgcctggtgggccagtggttaggattcggcgctttcactgtggtggcccaggttcagtccctggtcagggaactaagatcccgcaagccgcgtggccaaaaaaaaaaaaaattatactgcaCACCCCCCACCCTATACCCCACTCCTCACCCCAAACCCCCAGCCCCTCCAAAGCAAAATGAACCATGTTCACTGCATGGGCAGAGTGAGCTGTCAAGCTGCCTTCTCCCATCTATTTAATTCAGAATGCCCCCTCTGATCCAGCTTATAGGCTACTGCACACCCTCTAAAGACTTCTAACCCCCTTCTCCCAATCCCTGAATTTCAAGAGCACTTCATTTGTTCCTTTCTTGTGGCACTGTATCTTTATCACGTCTTTTATCACCACCTTTATCACAAGTTCCTATTTCCCCCACTAGTCTCAAGTTCATGGAAAGAAGTCAATTTGGTTCATCTGGGTCTTCAGTACTAaatacagtgcttggcacagagcaggcactcagAAAACAGTTGAAATAAAAGCACCAAGGATATTTGTCCCTAGAGGCTCAGCTGACAAaatcggggggtggggtggatatGCCTGTCGAAGCCTTCATAACTGCACACAGGTTAAACTATCAAATCTGCTTGCCATGAAGCGGGGTTGTACGGAGAGGGTGAGAAGGGAAAACGGGTACATCGTAATTGGCAGCGCCTGTGTGTATTATCATTCGGTACAGAGAATCTGAGGAGTTAGCCATCCCCATCTCACAAATCAGGTGTGACGCTCGGAGAAGGGTTGTGCCTTGCCTGAGCCTGGGGGCAGGGTGGTTAACCGATGAAGGGCTGCGACCAGGTGCGATAGAGGCGGCCTTATCACATGGCCCCAGCAGGCTTCTGTTGAAAGGAGTTAGCTCTTGCTTCGCAGGGGCCCCGGGAGGGGTAATGCAAAGAGGAGTCAGGGGCCCAGGATGCCAGGTGCGCACTCAGGGCTCTTAAAATCCTATGGTGGCACCCTGGCCGCTGTTCCCACCGGATGGAAGGAAACGGACTAGGGGTGGGGTTGGGGCGGAAGGGGCACGCTAGAGGCCTGAACTTAAGGATGCAAAGCAGTGGCGCCCGAGGAGGCCCCAAAGCGGGGCGGCGCCCGGTAGCATCccggccccaccccagcccagggctccacACCCTGGTCTGAAAATGCCCGAGAACCCACTCCCGGGTTCCCGCCCCTCACAGGGCTTGCACCAACGTGCCGGGGGCCACCATTTCCCGAACTGCTAGGTGCACGCAGGCGCCGGAAGACCCGGCCCACCCCCGCCTGGGCCCACAATGCTCCGGGAAGCACAGCTTCCGGTCCCTTGACGCCTTTTCTCTAGGGACTGCAGTCCATCGCGGGTGTAGAAGATTTGGGGCCGGGGCGATCTTCCATCTCTCCCAGACCGTAACAGCGGTGCTCTAGGGCCCCCTCAGCAGTCGCGCACCCACCTGGGTAGCCTCCTTTGCCGACTGGCAGGAGAGGCGGGGCTACGCGGTTTCTCCACCAATCAGAACCGCAGTTTTGGGCTGGTGAGGGGCGGGCCCCAGGCTCCCACCAATCACAGCCTGTCTGCCCTGGGCGGCGGTCCAGGAGCCTCTGAGGGACACTAAGCATGTCTGTCTTCTGGGAAGTGAGTTTGCTCCAGGAGCTGGCGACCGTGGCTGGGTTAGCGCTTTCATCCTGGGGAATGTAGCTCACCTGGGACACCTTATCGCGCATAAGGTGACGCCTACGGTTTGTGACGAAAAGGGGTAAACAGGTAACGGGGCTGCTCCCAGACTCCCTTCTTTTCCAGTGCTTAGCTCACTGACAATTTTGTGAGATCCTTTGCATATTTTGGGCTCACAAGTCTCCTCTCCCTGGAAACCTACATCAGGTTCCCCCGCTGGACCCCACACTGTCCTGTATTTCCTCCATCAAAGCCCTCACCACACTGTACAGTTGACTGTTATTCCACCAGTGGGGAGGCAACTGCTAAGTCATTCCTTTGTCGCCGGTTCCCACCACAGACTGAGTGAATTTAGACCTAAAGAAGTTCCACAATCTGAGCTCTTCCACTGCAGTTTTAGGGAGAAAATCCAACAATTCAGAAAGTGTTCTTAATAATGGGGAGAGAATATTCATTCTCTTCTGTGAAAACTACATTTTAATGCCCTCTTTCTCAttctatgatttttatttcttaagtcaCCTACAAATCTGACCCCTTCTGTCCACTTCAATTTCTGACCCTAGTTCAGACCACTCATCATCTCTCTGGGGATCACTGCAGCACCTCCTCactgttctctctgcttcctgtctctTTCCCCTCATTCTCCACACTGCAATCTTGGTGATCTTTCTAAAAGGCAAGTCTAGTCATGTTTCTCTTCTACTTAAACATGGGTTTCCTGGGTCCCCATTTCCCTCAGGATAATGTCCAGCTTTCTTAGCCTGGAAATTCAAGGCCATTTGCAATCAGTTTCTACCTCTCAGATGCAGCCTCCCctctcacccctgccccccatcccacTGCAACCATCCTCCAGGCATTGATCACCCTGTCCTCTGACCTCCACATACTCCTTCCCCTGTGGGTCTTTGGGGTTCCCTCCACACAGGCTGTTCTCCCAACTACTCTTGTGTTCCACCAGGTGACCATACCCCATCACAGCCCAAGGAGTTGACTGAGGAAGCTCCTCCTTGGAGGCTGGCTCACCTGTTTCTTGGGACATTGCTGCCAACTAGTGGCTGTTGTGTGAATGTTTAGGTCAGGGCTGGTTTTAACCTCAACCTTTCATGGGTTCAGAGAGAACTGACTGCTTTGGCGATAACTCTTCACTGGGACTATTACAATAAATCCATTTGGTAATCCCATCCCCAGCACCCCAGAATGACTTCCTAAAGCAGTGTCTGAGCACATTACTCTACAGCTTAATGCTCCCCACCGTCTCATGGTAAAGTCCGAATTCCATAACCAAGCAGTCAAGATCTTTCACATTTGGGTCCTTGGAGACCTTATCTCCCAAAATGCTCCATTAACACTCTAAGATCCAGCTAAGCTGATGTACTCAGTGTTCCCTGGACAGCTCCTCACCTAACTATCTAATCTTAAAACTTTTTGTTCAATCTCCTTCTTTCTCCAGGTCTGCCTTTGGTCTCTCCATAAGGCTGTTTGATCTCAAAAAAGACCAAATTAACACTTTCTCTATGAAGCATTTGTTCATTCCTTCAACTGTTACTTAACTGAACACACACTCTTTGCCAAACTTTCTCCTCAGCTGTGTGGTGTCTTGAAAAGAACATGGTTTCTAGAGTCAGACAGAGTTGACTTCAGATCGAGGCTCTGCTACTTAGCTGAATAACCATGGGTAAGTCACTTCACCTTTCTgatcttcaatttcctcatctgttgtgatattaagatgaaataagataatGTGTGTGTGATGCATGTGTCAGTTAGAGTTACTCCATATTCCCCCTTTCACCCCCTTCATAAAGTCTGGTACTCACCCCCCAGGTTTCTGTGAATTCCCAGGGATCTCTTCCCTTCTCAAGGTCATCTCTGGCTCTGATGGTCGGCATCTCCTAAACCACCTGGTGCAGGGTTCCCAGTGCAAGCTCTTTCCTGTCATGGAACCCATATCTTTTCATTAGtttcacttcattcatttattgagcacctgctgggtgccaggcattgttctagggctggggatacagcagcaaacaaaacaaagatttgccttcatggagcttacattctggtggggAAAACCCAGCAATCAACAATCAACAAACGTATAATAAAGTATCAGATGATGATTTGTGTTATGGGGAAGAAAAGGCAAACCAAAGAATAGAAGATGATGGATGTGAGGGTGAAGTGGGTGGCTTGATTTTAGATGAGATAATTTGAAGGTCTCCCTGAGGGTGTGATATCTGAACAAATGTGAATGAAGTAAGGGAGCAAATCATATGCATAATCTGGGGGAAAGGCTTTTCTAAGCCAA harbors:
- the SLC2A1 gene encoding solute carrier family 2, facilitated glucose transporter member 1 isoform X3, producing MPPRRRNSMLMMNLLTFVSAVLMGFSKLAKSFEMLILGRFVIGVYCGLTTGFVPMYVGEVSPTDLRGALGTLHQLGIVVGILIAQVFGLDSIMGNQELWPLLLSVIFIPALLQCILLPFCPESPRFLLINRNEENRAKSVLKKLRGTSDVTRDLQEMKEESRQMMREKKVTILELFRSTAYRQPILIAVVLQLSQQLSGINAVFYYSTSIFEKAGVQQPVYATIGSGIVNTAFTVVSLFVVERAGRRTLHLIGLAGMAGCAVLMTIALALLERLPWMSYLSIVAIFGFVAFFEVGPGPIPWFIVAELFSQGPRPAAIAVAGFSNWTSNFIVGMCFQYVEQLCGPYVFIIFTVLLVLFFIFTYFKVPETKGRTFDEIASGFRQGGASQSDKTPEELFHPLGADSQV